The window GCGGCAAGAATTTCTTCCTGCCGCCGTTCTAAATTAGTTGTAAATTATATCGTGATTCACGATTTCTGTTGCTCTGCTTTGGATGTTATTCATTCGTGCAACCCACTCCATTTGATTATTCGCTTTTAGCTGCTCGGTCACACCCTCTCGCTCTGCCATCTGCTTTACCAGCTGAAAAAGCATATCTTCAGCCTGCTTGTTAATGTCAGCAAGGTAACCATATAGCTTACCGTTTGTTAGTAGA of the Luxibacter massiliensis genome contains:
- a CDS encoding TnpV protein, whose amino-acid sequence is MKQHYIDEKTGISYTLQGDYYLPNLVLPNENETNAIGIWGQRHLRHIKQHRKVFYTNLLTNGKLYGYLADINKQAEDMLFQLVKQMAEREGVTEQLKANNQMEWVARMNNIQSRATEIVNHDIIYN